The Streptomyces liliiviolaceus sequence CTGGTAGCACCACCGTTCCGACCCGTCGTCACAGCGTCACGAGGAGTGCCCACTTGACCATCGCCAACACCGAGACCACCGCAGCATCGGTGCCGAGCCAGTCCACGTACCAGACCCGCGTCGCGGACTACTGGAACGCCGAGGAGAACCCGGTCAACCTCGAACTGGGGAAGATCGACGACCTGTACCACCATCACTACGGCATCGGAGCAGTCGACCGGGCCGCTCTCGACGAGGGTCCCGGCTCGGGCCCCGACCGGATCACCGCCGAACTGCACCGGCTGGAGCAGGCCCAGGCCGACCTGCTCGCCTCCCGGCTCGGCGACCTCTCCCCCACCGACCGTGTCTTCGACGCCGGCTGCGGGCGCGGCGGCGGCAGCGTGGTGGCCCATCTGCGGTACGGCTGCCACGCCGACGGGGTGACACTCTCGCGGAAACAGGCCGACTTCGCCAACGAGCAGGCCCGTAAGCGGGGCATCGACGACAAGGTGCGCTACCACCACCGGAACATGCTCGACACGGGCCTGGAGACCGGCGCGTACGCGGCCTCCTGGAACAACGAGTCGACCATGTACGTGGAGTTGGACCTGCTCTTCGCCGAGCACGCCCGGCTGCTGCGCCGCGGGGGCCGCTATGTGACGATCACCGGCTGCTACAACGACGCCTACGGCCGCGCCTCGCGCGAGGTGTCGCTCATCAACGCGCACTACATCTGCGACATCCATCCGCGCTCGGAGTACTTCCGCGCGATGGCCCGCAACCGGCTCGTGCCCGTTCATGTGGAGGACCTCACCGCCGACACGATCCCCTACTGGGAGCTGCGCCAGGAGGCCGGGCATCTGGTCACGGGCATCGAGGAAACGTTCCTGGACGCGTACCGGAACGGCAGTTTCCAGTACCTGCTCATCGTGGCCGACCGCGTCTGACGTGCCCTGAACCGGAACGGGGCCCGGCCGTCATGATCGACGGCCGGGCCCCGTTCCCGGCCTTCAAGCAGCCTCCGCCGCCTCCCGCTGCACCCCGTCACGGTGGATCGGGGTGCGCGTCCCCGTGAGGGGCGCGCCCGTTCCGCCGCGCCGGGCCGCGACGATCTCCGCCGCGATGGACAGGGCGGTCTCCTCCGGCGTACGGGCACCGAGATCGAGGCCGATCGGCGACCGCAGCCGTGCCAGCTCCGCCTCGGTCAGGCCCACTTCGCGCAGCCGCCGGTCACGGTCCGCGTGGGTGCGGCGCGAGCCCAT is a genomic window containing:
- a CDS encoding geranyl diphosphate 2-C-methyltransferase — translated: MTIANTETTAASVPSQSTYQTRVADYWNAEENPVNLELGKIDDLYHHHYGIGAVDRAALDEGPGSGPDRITAELHRLEQAQADLLASRLGDLSPTDRVFDAGCGRGGGSVVAHLRYGCHADGVTLSRKQADFANEQARKRGIDDKVRYHHRNMLDTGLETGAYAASWNNESTMYVELDLLFAEHARLLRRGGRYVTITGCYNDAYGRASREVSLINAHYICDIHPRSEYFRAMARNRLVPVHVEDLTADTIPYWELRQEAGHLVTGIEETFLDAYRNGSFQYLLIVADRV